The nucleotide window CCCTTTTCAATAAGGTGTGTATGAAACTTAGATAGTTCTGGACTTGTAAAACCAATGCTAAAGGCTGGGACATTACCAATTGTGAAATGTGCAAATGTATCATCTTCAGTAGGAACTAAGATAAGTAAAAATGGTCCCTCATTAACTTTTATAATGGCAAATGGATCCTCAGTAATTGTTAATAATTGAAGCCCTAGTATATCTCTATACCATTGTGCAGACTGCTCCAAGTTTTTTACCGGAATTCTAATATAATGTACTTGTTCAATAAATGAATTACTCATAAACTACCTCTCCTTTATTTAGTATGATTTATTAAGTAATTCCCTTTTTATATCCCTTTTTCCTTCCAATTTATTGAACTAACCTGCTCCGTTCGTATAATAAGAAGTTCGATAAAAAAGGTGCTTAGTCTTTCCGTTTGGTTGAATCAAAGGAGTGATAGACATCACAACCAAAATGCAAAAATCCCTTGATTCTTTTGAATAAAAATAAGGTTCAAGAGCAAAATATTGTTGCAACATTAAAAGAAGAAGGTGGTGGTACTAATGTATGGTAATAATAATAATTTGTTTGGTATAGGAATGATTGCAATGCTTTTAACATCAATCTACACTGCAATTTTGGCTTCACTACTTATGAAAACTAAGGAACGGGTAGATTATATTTATCATAAGGAACGTTCAAAATAAAGATGCTTAAAGATGGCGATGATTTCATCGCTTTTTTTATTAATCACTGATTAACCCCCCTTTCTCTACATTGTTTACTTAACTAATCCCCTCGAAGGTCCTAAGTATAACCACCAGTATAAGAGATAACCTATCTTATGGAAGTGCTAAACATGGGGCGAAAATTATAAAATTGCTTTATTTCTTTGGTATTAGTTCCTTTATTTACTTAATTAAAAAACCACTTGCAAAGGACTGGCTCCTTGTTTTCTTTATAAAAAGTTATTATGCATCATTGGTCGATCAACTAGTTGTAAATAAAGGTTATGTTAAATATCCCACCATATTTCCAAAACGAGTTAAAACAAGTTTTATTTTTGATTACATACTTTTCCCAATTTCTTGTGTCTTTTATAATCAACTGACTAAGGATTCTCGTATCCTTCAGTGCCTTTTAAAAGTTCTGTATTTCAGTGTACCGATGACTATTACTGAGCTATGGCTAGAAAAAAATACACAGCTTGTTAAGTATAAAAAGGGGTGGAATTGGAAAACCACTTTCTATTCGCTTTCTTTTTCCTTTTTATTGGTCAGATTTTCAATAGCTGTTATAAGAAGTATCTTCAATAATAAATACGATTTTTCTTAAGATTGGGGTTCTTAATCACAAGAGAGTAAAAAGGATAAGGCATTTCTTCTTCCTTTCTTATTTTATGTTCAACCAGATTTTTCTAGTTGTACATTTTTTAAAATAAAAGAAAAAACCGTCCCAACAATCATCCTCAGTCAACACAATGCATAAATGTTCCAACCATTTAAGCTAATTTACCAATTTTTAAAAAACATTAAAGAATGTTTTCCTCCTACTTTTGGAACAATACAATTTGATTGTATTAACAAATCAGGAGGGTAATCAGAAATGGATAATCAAAAATTAGCCGATCATGAGTCATTGGATTTACATGAAGTTATAAATTTTAAAACCCTTTGCTTAGCCAAATCAAAACTAATGCAAGGATTGGTTTTTGATCAGGATTTGAGAAATTTAATGAAAAAAGATGTTGAACAATCCATGCAAGCGCTAAAAGAATTACAGGCAATTTATCAACGTGCACCTTTTGAAGCTCCTGTTCCTCAAAACCGGCCAACACCAATAGTAAATTGAAAAGGAGGCAAATTCATTGAATAATGACTATTTAGACCCTATAAACTCGCTACACGTACCAGAGCTAGCAGATACCACATTTGCGATGGATTTACTCCTTCGTGCCAAAGAAGGTGTCCGCAATATCGCTGTCGCATTAACGGAGACCGCATCACCTGATCTTAGAGCCCTCTTACGAAAACAGTTAATGCAAGGGATTGCCATGCACCAAGAAATTTCAGAACTAATGATTAATAAAAAATGGTTCCATCCATACGAACTAAGTGAACAGTATAAACTAGATCAACTCTCTGCTAACAATACATTGATGATTGGAAAAATGAATCTTTTTCCTGTTGAGACCAATAGAAAAGGTATGTTTGACCGGACACCTGATGATCACTAACACTGGAGGCTGTAACCAATGAAGGCAGTAACGTATCAAGGTATTAAAAATGTTGTAGTCAAAGACGTCCCAGATCCAAAGATTGAAAAACCAGATGACATGATTATTAAAGTTACGAGTACAGCTATATGTGGGTCTGATTTACATTTAATTCATGGAATGATTCCAAATATGCAAGAAGACTATATTATCGGTCATGAACCGATGGGAATTGTTGAAGAGGTGGGACCAAATGTTACGAAAGTAAAAAAAGGGGATCGTGTTATTATTCCTTTTAACATTGCCTGCGGGGAATGCATTTATTGTAAAAACCATTTGGAAAGCCAATGTGATAATTCTAATGATAATGGTGATATGGGTGCCTATTTCGGATATTCTGGTACGACGGGTGGCTATCCCGGTGGGCAAGCCGAATATTTAAGAGTGCCCTTTGCCAACTTTACTCATTTCAAAATCCCTGAGACTTGTGAAGAACCAGATGAAAAGTTAACAGTTATTGCCGATGCGATGACTACCGGTTTTTGGAGTGTTGACAATGCAGGCGTAAAGGCCGGAGATACTGTTATTGTATTTGGCTGCGGTCCGGTTGGCCTTTTTGCTCAAAAATTTTGTTGGTTAAAAGGAGCAAAGCGTGTCATTGCTGTAGACTATGTCAATTATCGCCTACAGCACGCCAAACGTACCAACAAAGTTGAAATTGTTAACTTTGAGGACCATGAGAATGTGGGAAGTTATCTTAAAGAAATTACCAAAGGCGGCGCTGATGTTGTCATTGATGCCGTTGGTATGGACGGCAAAATGACTGATATGGAGTTCCTTGCGAGCGGAATGAAGCTTCAAGGGGGAGCGTTAAGTCCATTTATTATGGCTTCACAAGCAGTGCGTAAAGGCGGGACAATCCAAGTTACAGGCGTTTACGGCGGCAGATATAACGGTTTCCCATTTGGAGATATTATGCAGCGGAATATCAATATCCGCTCCGGCCAAGCCCCTGTCATCCACTATATGCCATACATGTTCGAACTGGTAACAACTGGCAAGATTGACCCAGGCGATGTCGTAAGTCATGTCCTTCCTCTTAGTGAAGCAAAACATGGCTATGAAATTTTTGATACAAAAATGGATGAATGTATTAAAGTCGTGTTGAAACCTTAAGGAAGGAGGTATGAAAAATGAACTACGCCTTGCATGAAGTTCTTGAGGTCCATGAGATGGCGGCATTTAAGACCAATTGTCTTACTAAGTCCAAAACGATGAAAGCATTAGTTACAGATCAGCGATTAAGAGATATTATGCAGCAAGACATTGATTTATCTACGATACAATTACAAGAATATGCTTCTATCCTTTCCAATGCTAAGCAGTAAATTAGGAGGTGAACGAACATGAATCCAATCATTGAAACTTTCACTGGCATGGACGCACTATCTGATCAAGTGGTTGCAATGGATTTATTGATTGCAGCTAAGAGTGGAGTAAGAAATTATGCCATGGCTGTTACAGAATCAGGAACGCCCGAAATTAAAGAAATTCTCACTCGCCATTTAACAGAAGCACTAGATATGCATGAACAAATTTCCTTATATATGGAAGAAAAAGGATGGTATCATGCTTGGGATACAAACGAACAAATCAGTTTGGATTTAAATAATATCGATACAGCATTGAACTTACCCACTCTATAAAAATAAAATAGGAACAGTTTAGAATTACACCTAAACTGTTCCCACAAAAACTCAAAGAGTCTTCCCTTTCTTGACCAAATTACAATTATAAATTTGAAATTATTTTTATGATCAAATGGTAGGAGCAGGAAATTCACCAATTTTTATACGAAGTAAACTATAAGGTTTTTGTCGCAGGTCTTTCCCATAATGAAATCTTGCCTGCCGATGTAATTGGTTCACAATGACATATAAGTATTGATCCGGCCCAATCGAAAAAGTATCCGGCCATAAGATTCTCGGGTCATGTGCGATGGTTTCCATTGTGCCATTTGGCCATATCTTTCGAATACTGTTGTTTTCATAGTCTCCGGCATAAATGGCTCCTTTTGCATCAGTGATCATTCCATCAGACGCCCCTTTTTCTCCCCAGTACACCACATGATAAGGTAAATCCATGTCCGGTATATTTCTGTCTCTCAGGACTTCTGTTGGAATCGAGTATAGATGACGGCTTGTAAGTGGACAAAAAAACAAAACCTTTCCATCTGGAGAAATCGCAATACCGTCAGACGCCAATCTAAATGGAGAGGTGGAACCATCTTTGTTTCGGTTCTTCAAAATTTCTCCTTCTACTTTCGGTAAAATATAAGGATCGGGTGAAGTTGAATTTGCCCCATTTAACCGTCTAAACGCGTTTCCAGTTTCTAAATCTACAACGATAATAGCTCCGGGTCCTTTGGAAGATGAATCCGTTATATATGCATAACCTGCGTTTCCAACACGAAAATCAAATCGGACATCATTCAGATAAGTTGTTGGCAGGACCACATCTTCTGTAAAGGTATATACTCTTCTAATTGTATTGGTTTTTAAATCGACAGCGACTAATTTTGCCCCACCTTTTATGGGTTCAGAAAAATTGGGTGCCGCTGTATCCAATACCCAAAGCGTTCCCCTGCCATCCGCAACCACACTTTGGACACTGATGAAAGTCATTCTGATATTTGCGGGGTTAGCCAAATTGGTTTGAAAGTTAGGATACGGCTGCAATTGACCCTCAACAATTTCCGCAACCGTAAATTTAACATCATCTCCCCATTTCGGAAAACAAATAAAAATACGACCCGTTTCCGAAACACTAACACCTGTAGGCATAGCCCCATAAAATGTATGAACCAGTTCTAAATTACCGAAATATTTTTCACTAGGCAGCATAGATTTCATGATATCCTCCTCAACCATTTAAAACGGGATATCACCTATATATGATTTATATTTTTTCTAGTGCATGTTTTGTAACAAATTTTCCTTTACGAAAAGATGATGGAGTTGATTGTTCGGAAATTCGAACCATTCCCTATTCTTCAAGGCTGATATTTTCTAAGAAATATATAAGATAATGCTGATGCAAAAAAGCCTAAAAATTGTACCATGGCAATTTAGTAAGCTAATTTTTTATAGTCAGTCTCACGATTTATTATTATCTCCTATAAACATTAATAGGTTGGTCGCCTAATATACCATTACTATTCAAAATTTCTCATTAACCCAAAGAAGCAGACCAATTCAGTTGCGAATTAGACTGCTTCTTTGGGTGCTTTTTATTTTTTTTACTCAAAAACCAGACCTATTACTTATTTTCTGCATTATGTTGTTTATTTGTTTATTAAAAGGCAATCTTTATTAACGGATTTAAAATAAAATCCCAAAATACACTTTATTGGATACTTTGAACGATTTGAGATAACCCTTCGCTAAGTGGTGCAGCAGGACGACCTAGTAGTTTTTCAAAATCGCTGCTCTCGATTTCAAGTGTACCCTCTCGAATATCTTTCTGGATACCAACTAGAAAAGGAATGAGGAATTCTGGAACGCCAGCACCCTTCATTATCTCAGCATAAGAAGCATCATCAACCTGTTGTACTGGTATTTCCTTACCCAATACAGCGCCAAGTGCAGAGGCAAACTCCTCCTGTGTGAATAACTTGCCAGAGAGCTCATAAATAGTGTTTTCGTGCCCGTTACCAGCTAATACTGCCGCTGCAGCCTCTGCATAATCCTGTTGTAATGCCCATCCAACCTTTCCGGTTCCTGCAGAAGTCACCCATGGGGCTCCTGCCAGTACACCTTGAATGCTTGAACTTTCATTCTCCAAGTACCAATTGTTACGTAAGAAAGAATAAGGAATTCCTGTTTTCAAAATAGCTTCTTCTGTTGCCTTATGTGTTGGCGCAAGCATGTTTTTACTTTCCTGTGCGTTTGCAATGCTAGTATATGCAATAAATTTAACACCGGCACGCTCTGCTGCAGCAACCGCATTTGTGTGCTGACGAATTCTTGTTTCATTGTCTCCATCCGCAGAAATAATCAATAAGCGATCGATTCCTTTAAAAGCTATATCTAAAGTTTCTGGACGGTCAAAATCTCCCTGGCGAACTTCTACTCCTCGAGTTTTTATTCCTTCTGCCTTCTCCGGATTACGAACACTAACTGCAAGTTGATTAGCTGGTACAGTTTTCAACAATTCATCAACAATTTTGGTACCCAATTTCCCTGTAGCTCCAGTTACTAACAATTTCATCTTCCATTCCTCCCAATTAAATGTTTTCGTTCCATCCTTCAGTTACATCCAATTCGATTAACTGTAACCATCTCTATTACATGTAACCATAATAATTACAACTCGAGATTTTGTCAATAACTATAAATGATAATTTTTTAAGGTATAATATAAACAGTGTAACCAATTTTATTACAATTAAAGTTTTATCCTTATGAAAATGCAAGAAAGGTGATGAATAAATGTCCATTAGCAGCCGATTCGCTGTAGGCGTTCATATATTATCTCTTATAGAGTTTAATAAAGAAGGTGTAAGTTCATCTGAATATTTGGCAGAAAGTGTAAACACAAATCCAGCACTTATAAGAAAAATTATTGGAATGCTAAAGAAAGCAGGGTTAGTAGAGGTACATCCTGGTATTCCGGGAACTAAACTTGCAAGGAATTTATCTGACATAACTCTGTTAGATGTATATAAGGCAGTTAATGTAGTACAGGACAATGAGTTGTTTAATGTTCATGAAAGTCCAAATCCTAAATGTCCTGTAGGAAGAAACATTCAAAATACGATCATTCCTATATTGTCTGCCGCACAATTAGCGATGGAAAAGGTCTTAGGAAATGTAACCATCGAGGATGTAGTTAAGGATATGCTTGAAAAAGAAAAAATAAATTAACAACTAGTCATAGTTTAATAAAAGTATGTCATTACCATTGGCATTTACAATTTAAAAGATATGTTTTGTCAAGAAAAAGAGGCAATGCTATTTCACATTGCCCCTTTCTATATTGTGGTGCTATTTACCTCGATTTATATAGTCAAGTTTTAATTAATTGACTCTTTCTTAGGGTTTAACCCTACAGTCTCCATATAGTTTTTACCCCATTTATACATAGCATCAAGAATCGGCATCAAGCTTCTCCCCTGTTCAGTAAGGGAGTATTCCACTTTTGGAGGAACAACCGGGTAAACTTTCCGCTCTACTATCAAGTCTTCTTCCAGTTCACGCAATTGGTTCACAAGCATCCTTTGCGTGATTCCTGGCATGAGAGCCTTCAATTCACCAAATCGCTTGGTTCCTTCTTTCCCTAGATGCCATAAAATAAGCAT belongs to Mesobacillus sp. AQ2 and includes:
- a CDS encoding VOC family protein → MSNSFIEQVHYIRIPVKNLEQSAQWYRDILGLQLLTITEDPFAIIKVNEGPFLLILVPTEDDTFAHFTIGNVPAFSIGFTSPELSKFHTHLIEKGVKVEDIKEDNGHAYFNFFDLNGNKLQVHW
- a CDS encoding spore gernimation protein GerQ, whose translation is MDNQKLADHESLDLHEVINFKTLCLAKSKLMQGLVFDQDLRNLMKKDVEQSMQALKELQAIYQRAPFEAPVPQNRPTPIVN
- a CDS encoding spore coat protein, yielding MNNDYLDPINSLHVPELADTTFAMDLLLRAKEGVRNIAVALTETASPDLRALLRKQLMQGIAMHQEISELMINKKWFHPYELSEQYKLDQLSANNTLMIGKMNLFPVETNRKGMFDRTPDDH
- a CDS encoding zinc-dependent alcohol dehydrogenase, with amino-acid sequence MKAVTYQGIKNVVVKDVPDPKIEKPDDMIIKVTSTAICGSDLHLIHGMIPNMQEDYIIGHEPMGIVEEVGPNVTKVKKGDRVIIPFNIACGECIYCKNHLESQCDNSNDNGDMGAYFGYSGTTGGYPGGQAEYLRVPFANFTHFKIPETCEEPDEKLTVIADAMTTGFWSVDNAGVKAGDTVIVFGCGPVGLFAQKFCWLKGAKRVIAVDYVNYRLQHAKRTNKVEIVNFEDHENVGSYLKEITKGGADVVIDAVGMDGKMTDMEFLASGMKLQGGALSPFIMASQAVRKGGTIQVTGVYGGRYNGFPFGDIMQRNINIRSGQAPVIHYMPYMFELVTTGKIDPGDVVSHVLPLSEAKHGYEIFDTKMDECIKVVLKP
- a CDS encoding spore coat protein → MNPIIETFTGMDALSDQVVAMDLLIAAKSGVRNYAMAVTESGTPEIKEILTRHLTEALDMHEQISLYMEEKGWYHAWDTNEQISLDLNNIDTALNLPTL
- a CDS encoding L-dopachrome tautomerase-related protein, with protein sequence MKSMLPSEKYFGNLELVHTFYGAMPTGVSVSETGRIFICFPKWGDDVKFTVAEIVEGQLQPYPNFQTNLANPANIRMTFISVQSVVADGRGTLWVLDTAAPNFSEPIKGGAKLVAVDLKTNTIRRVYTFTEDVVLPTTYLNDVRFDFRVGNAGYAYITDSSSKGPGAIIVVDLETGNAFRRLNGANSTSPDPYILPKVEGEILKNRNKDGSTSPFRLASDGIAISPDGKVLFFCPLTSRHLYSIPTEVLRDRNIPDMDLPYHVVYWGEKGASDGMITDAKGAIYAGDYENNSIRKIWPNGTMETIAHDPRILWPDTFSIGPDQYLYVIVNQLHRQARFHYGKDLRQKPYSLLRIKIGEFPAPTI
- a CDS encoding SDR family oxidoreductase; this encodes MKLLVTGATGKLGTKIVDELLKTVPANQLAVSVRNPEKAEGIKTRGVEVRQGDFDRPETLDIAFKGIDRLLIISADGDNETRIRQHTNAVAAAERAGVKFIAYTSIANAQESKNMLAPTHKATEEAILKTGIPYSFLRNNWYLENESSSIQGVLAGAPWVTSAGTGKVGWALQQDYAEAAAAVLAGNGHENTIYELSGKLFTQEEFASALGAVLGKEIPVQQVDDASYAEIMKGAGVPEFLIPFLVGIQKDIREGTLEIESSDFEKLLGRPAAPLSEGLSQIVQSIQ
- a CDS encoding Rrf2 family transcriptional regulator produces the protein MSISSRFAVGVHILSLIEFNKEGVSSSEYLAESVNTNPALIRKIIGMLKKAGLVEVHPGIPGTKLARNLSDITLLDVYKAVNVVQDNELFNVHESPNPKCPVGRNIQNTIIPILSAAQLAMEKVLGNVTIEDVVKDMLEKEKIN
- a CDS encoding winged helix-turn-helix transcriptional regulator: MSRMQDKIFNCEKELTLSVIGGKWKMLILWHLGKEGTKRFGELKALMPGITQRMLVNQLRELEEDLIVERKVYPVVPPKVEYSLTEQGRSLMPILDAMYKWGKNYMETVGLNPKKESIN